A single Saccharolobus shibatae B12 DNA region contains:
- a CDS encoding AAA family ATPase yields the protein MSTVSSNNSSILIGLSNNTIQLILEIILTILFFLVPLIFWFYFSRRMMIGNATRSRRPKIYIPNIRWDEVYDLKEVKMRLEEIAKMVQEGRAYGVILFGPPGTGKTTIAKALANKLGWAYFELRPSKILSKWYGESELLLDNFFDQVEMNTPAVVFIDELDSLAMSRQSDLHEVTHRLVNIMLMRLQDLHDKSLRVIIIGATNVPQEIDEAFLRPGRFDEVIYVALPDEKSREEIWRGYIKREDIDYSLLAKRSERFSPADIKNVVDKVLSKNNSPKTEDFLREIENYKPSIQLSTIIKFENVARKYERSKLIIKTYGVPNISWNDLGDLEEVKRIIRESIVLPITNKEFAEKLGIYPVKGILLYGPPGTGKTSIAKALANDLRFNFIELSGEEVSSAGPLDAPKIIAEKFYIALDNAPAIIFIDEIDMIARNRMANEWRNALTELLRQMDGLREIHNVIVVGATNRPWDLDPAILRAGRFDKIIYVPPPDKDGREKILQVLIKDLIISKNIISKVAELTENYTPADLKLVVEEIKRNLLKEASISGNLRTEVKLEDFMDVLKRVKASLDRQTLMMYEKFGFERR from the coding sequence ATGTCGACAGTGTCTTCTAATAACTCTAGTATACTTATAGGATTAAGCAATAATACCATACAGCTTATCTTAGAGATAATACTAACAATATTATTTTTTCTAGTTCCATTAATTTTCTGGTTTTATTTCTCAAGGAGGATGATGATAGGGAATGCTACTAGAAGTAGAAGACCTAAGATTTATATTCCTAATATTAGATGGGATGAGGTATATGATTTGAAAGAAGTTAAAATGAGATTAGAAGAGATAGCTAAAATGGTTCAAGAGGGAAGGGCATATGGTGTTATACTCTTTGGCCCCCCTGGAACTGGTAAAACAACAATTGCGAAAGCTTTAGCGAATAAATTAGGCTGGGCTTACTTTGAGTTAAGACCAAGTAAAATATTAAGCAAGTGGTATGGTGAGAGTGAACTCTTGTTAGATAATTTCTTTGACCAAGTAGAGATGAACACGCCAGCTGTTGTCTTCATAGACGAATTAGATAGCCTAGCCATGAGTAGGCAAAGTGATTTGCATGAGGTTACTCATAGGTTAGTAAATATAATGTTAATGAGACTTCAAGATTTACACGATAAGAGCTTAAGGGTGATAATAATTGGAGCAACGAATGTACCTCAAGAAATTGATGAAGCGTTTTTAAGACCTGGAAGATTTGACGAAGTAATTTACGTAGCATTACCGGATGAGAAGAGTAGAGAGGAGATATGGAGGGGTTATATAAAGAGAGAAGATATCGACTATTCCTTATTGGCAAAGAGGAGTGAGAGATTTTCTCCTGCAGACATTAAGAACGTTGTCGATAAGGTATTGAGTAAGAATAATAGTCCAAAAACTGAGGACTTTCTACGAGAGATTGAAAATTACAAACCCTCTATTCAACTTTCAACCATAATTAAATTTGAAAATGTTGCTAGAAAGTACGAGAGGAGTAAACTAATAATAAAGACGTATGGTGTTCCCAACATTTCTTGGAACGATTTAGGGGATTTAGAGGAGGTTAAGAGGATAATAAGGGAGTCCATAGTATTGCCAATAACCAACAAGGAGTTTGCAGAGAAACTGGGAATATATCCGGTTAAAGGCATACTGTTATATGGCCCACCTGGGACTGGAAAAACTAGTATTGCCAAGGCCCTAGCTAATGATCTGAGGTTTAATTTCATAGAACTGTCTGGTGAAGAGGTAAGTAGTGCTGGTCCTCTAGATGCCCCAAAGATTATAGCTGAGAAATTCTACATTGCACTAGATAATGCCCCGGCAATAATATTCATTGATGAAATAGATATGATAGCTAGAAATAGAATGGCTAATGAGTGGAGAAATGCCTTGACTGAATTACTAAGGCAAATGGATGGTTTAAGGGAAATTCACAACGTAATAGTCGTTGGTGCCACTAACAGACCTTGGGACCTAGACCCCGCAATATTGAGAGCTGGAAGATTTGATAAGATAATTTACGTCCCTCCGCCAGATAAGGATGGGAGAGAGAAAATATTACAAGTATTAATTAAGGATTTGATTATTAGTAAAAATATTATTTCTAAGGTTGCTGAACTTACTGAGAATTACACCCCAGCAGATTTAAAATTAGTAGTGGAGGAGATAAAGAGGAATTTACTAAAGGAGGCATCAATCAGTGGTAATTTGAGGACTGAAGTAAAACTGGAGGACTTCATGGATGTATTGAAGAGAGTAAAGGCGAGCTTAGATAGACAAACGTTGATGATGTACGAGAAATTCGGATTTGAAAGAAGATAA
- a CDS encoding winged helix-turn-helix domain-containing protein, whose product MQVERRKRGTMEIMLDILRSCDPECGVTRVIYGAGINYLVAQKYLDRLIKVGALSIKTENGKRIYEITEKGKLLRTHIEEFIKIRENLNLAKEKVIELLKTNTR is encoded by the coding sequence ATGCAAGTTGAACGACGTAAAAGAGGAACAATGGAAATAATGCTTGATATATTGAGGAGTTGTGATCCAGAATGTGGTGTTACAAGGGTAATATATGGTGCGGGTATAAATTATTTGGTAGCTCAAAAATATTTAGATCGATTAATAAAAGTAGGCGCTTTAAGCATTAAAACTGAAAATGGAAAAAGGATTTATGAAATAACTGAAAAGGGTAAATTACTGAGGACGCATATTGAAGAGTTTATTAAGATAAGGGAGAATTTAAATTTAGCTAAAGAGAAAGTCATTGAACTTCTAAAAACCAACACTCGATGA
- the glcU gene encoding glucose ABC transporter permease GlcU has product MRPIVKATLHYLALAIISIIWLIPVYAMVINGFKSNLEVLSSPVLATPTSISISAYLTVFNALAKPLVNSLIVVIPTSFISAFLGAMGAYFFYTLTYSFSRFSSILSDVLFSLIALATFIPYQATLIPLTRLIVAMGVLDTYIGIIFAMLIFYIPTGALLMSMFISVIPRSLIEAAKLDGTGDLKIFMKIVFPLSLPGFISTLIFIIIESWNNFFIPLTLVTTPGMRLVSVAVQSYTGGYGTLYNDTFAAAMLASIIPLVIFIFLGRYFIRGLIALGGGGKGV; this is encoded by the coding sequence ATGAGGCCAATAGTTAAGGCTACTTTACATTATCTTGCTTTAGCTATAATAAGTATAATATGGCTTATTCCGGTTTATGCGATGGTTATAAATGGCTTTAAGAGTAATTTAGAAGTTTTATCCAGCCCAGTATTAGCTACTCCTACTTCGATTTCTATTAGTGCTTATCTTACGGTTTTCAATGCTTTAGCGAAACCATTAGTAAATAGTTTAATAGTGGTAATTCCTACGTCTTTTATATCTGCGTTTCTTGGAGCTATGGGGGCTTACTTCTTTTATACCTTAACCTATTCTTTTAGTAGATTTTCATCTATTCTTAGCGATGTATTATTTTCCTTGATAGCATTAGCAACTTTTATTCCCTACCAAGCTACATTAATACCTCTAACCAGGTTAATAGTAGCCATGGGTGTTTTAGATACGTATATAGGAATTATATTTGCAATGTTAATTTTTTATATACCTACTGGAGCATTATTAATGTCTATGTTTATCTCAGTAATTCCTAGAAGTTTGATTGAAGCAGCTAAGTTAGATGGGACGGGGGATCTAAAGATTTTTATGAAGATAGTATTTCCGCTTTCCTTACCCGGTTTCATTTCAACTTTAATATTTATTATAATAGAGTCTTGGAATAATTTCTTCATTCCATTAACTTTGGTAACAACACCGGGAATGAGATTAGTTTCTGTAGCAGTTCAATCTTATACTGGCGGGTATGGTACTTTGTACAATGATACTTTCGCTGCAGCTATGCTAGCCAGTATAATACCTTTAGTTATATTTATATTTCTTGGCAGATACTTCATTAGAGGGCTAATAGCATTAGGCGGAGGAGGTAAGGGGGTGTAA
- a CDS encoding putative metallopeptidase, with product MIKYIRSREGEYLLRDIVIILGLDYINLDRVRVVDSYGAKSKAIARIWAVPKIVLETFNLEPLYVIELVSERFSRLSNEDKIKVMIHEILHIPYKFSGGLRAHGKKVNSKEVNKLYKKYIELKEKRI from the coding sequence ATGATAAAGTATATTAGGTCTCGAGAAGGTGAATATTTGTTAAGAGATATTGTTATTATTCTCGGATTAGACTACATTAATTTAGATAGAGTAAGAGTAGTGGATTCTTATGGAGCTAAATCTAAGGCAATAGCTAGAATTTGGGCAGTCCCCAAAATCGTACTTGAGACTTTTAATTTAGAACCCCTCTACGTAATAGAACTAGTTTCAGAAAGATTTAGCAGATTATCTAATGAGGATAAAATTAAAGTAATGATTCATGAAATACTTCACATTCCATACAAGTTTAGCGGTGGGTTAAGAGCTCATGGAAAGAAGGTGAATAGCAAAGAAGTTAACAAATTGTATAAAAAATATATTGAATTAAAAGAAAAGAGGATTTAA
- the glcS gene encoding glucose ABC transporter substrate-binding protein GlcS produces the protein MKYHYSLVKGLSSTQVAIIVAVVVIVVVIGAVAGIMLTRKPTTTVVTTTATITTTTTTTATTTTTAPITATSVTGPIVFYTWWATEGKIALQHLIPAFEKATGLQAQPYVVPGAGGTNAKYAILALIEAGKPPASFQVHFGPEMISYVEAAPNGVNSFVNVTPYAQQWGLFNNAVYEVLQAGAFNGTLLSIPVNVHRGALLYVNAQLLREYNLPFPYNLSTLVYDTVQLANHGIHPWMVPGGDGGWDQLNLWEDIFLALAGPQLYNEMIYGTINLNNLTVQKLINETNYWFLNFTSYDYPGWQSMTWTQGLTLLVQGKVAFQANGNWLTNYAYDFLNTTAYPPLPQYINNSSVTLIESPFPGTQNYFALVIDSIGIPVGPQQQQALQLAHFWSSYNGQEIWTKWKAVTYYKNATDWFNTPAQWYDYQQLINDSPHPQDFVYQLSDGGVFDDVFAELDSGLLTLQQVGPAGLSAWNSTLYSSMHNEMQEWLAAAKLGLGYLGFPGHPFANYYPPWVISPAAYGLKNSKANNSDVILPTMLILAGLLLITSELSREYFNKNNIVHIGK, from the coding sequence ATGAAATATCATTATAGTTTGGTTAAGGGTTTATCATCAACACAAGTAGCGATAATAGTAGCAGTAGTAGTAATAGTAGTCGTAATAGGGGCTGTAGCGGGAATAATGCTAACAAGAAAACCAACAACCACAGTAGTAACAACAACAGCAACCATAACAACAACAACTACAACAACAGCAACCACAACTACAACAGCACCAATAACAGCAACCTCAGTAACTGGACCAATAGTATTCTACACATGGTGGGCAACAGAAGGAAAAATAGCATTACAACATTTAATACCAGCATTTGAAAAAGCAACTGGGTTACAAGCACAACCCTATGTAGTACCAGGAGCAGGAGGAACAAACGCAAAATACGCAATATTAGCATTAATAGAGGCGGGAAAACCACCAGCATCATTCCAGGTCCACTTTGGACCAGAAATGATAAGTTATGTTGAAGCTGCACCAAATGGTGTTAACTCATTTGTTAACGTAACGCCTTATGCTCAACAATGGGGACTATTCAATAATGCAGTTTATGAAGTATTGCAGGCCGGAGCTTTTAATGGTACATTATTATCGATCCCAGTAAACGTTCATAGGGGAGCATTGCTATACGTTAACGCTCAATTATTAAGAGAATACAACTTACCATTCCCATATAACTTAAGTACTCTAGTTTACGATACTGTTCAACTGGCAAATCACGGAATACACCCATGGATGGTACCGGGAGGAGACGGAGGATGGGATCAATTGAATCTATGGGAAGACATTTTCTTAGCCTTAGCAGGACCTCAATTATATAATGAAATGATATACGGAACAATAAACCTAAACAACTTAACAGTGCAAAAACTAATAAACGAAACAAACTACTGGTTCCTAAACTTCACATCCTACGATTATCCAGGATGGCAATCAATGACATGGACACAAGGGCTAACGCTACTAGTGCAAGGTAAGGTAGCTTTCCAAGCTAATGGAAACTGGCTAACAAACTACGCATACGATTTCTTAAACACAACAGCCTACCCACCATTACCACAGTATATAAACAATTCAAGCGTAACATTAATAGAATCCCCATTCCCAGGGACACAAAACTATTTTGCCTTAGTAATAGACTCCATAGGAATACCAGTAGGTCCACAACAGCAGCAAGCATTACAATTAGCACACTTCTGGTCATCCTATAACGGACAAGAAATATGGACGAAGTGGAAAGCAGTGACATATTATAAGAATGCTACTGACTGGTTTAATACTCCTGCGCAATGGTACGATTATCAGCAACTAATTAATGATTCTCCACATCCGCAAGATTTCGTTTATCAGTTATCAGATGGTGGAGTTTTTGATGACGTATTTGCAGAATTAGACTCTGGACTATTAACATTGCAACAAGTTGGTCCTGCTGGGTTATCAGCATGGAATTCTACACTATACTCATCAATGCATAATGAGATGCAAGAGTGGTTAGCTGCGGCAAAACTAGGACTAGGATACTTAGGATTCCCAGGTCATCCGTTTGCAAACTACTACCCACCATGGGTTATTAGTCCAGCGGCATATGGGTTGAAGAACAGTAAGGCGAATAACTCAGATGTAATACTACCAACAATGCTAATACTAGCTGGACTACTACTAATAACAAGTGAACTAAGTAGGGAATATTTTAATAAAAACAACATTGTGCATATAGGAAAATGA
- the glcT gene encoding glucose ABC transporter permease GlcT, producing MKKGTIILVIPTAIFSVMLLYLVVWNAVFSFMNWSLLNPKPVFVGLLTFSNIIKSFEFVNSLIHSLELSAVLVVVGNLLGILLAGLLYFLTSNKARSLFLSIIIYPLAISMAVNALIWLWLFNINIGIDWLFVKIGLPQFPWLSSTSTMFPSLILVSVWAYTGIAALFYLAGFMNIDKTVVEAARLDGASSFKILYKFLIPNSSNSFIISTALLFLFSFRIFSLPYILSGGPTNVFLQTLVVYMYYLFTVEFFSQATAVSTIITVIASVIIIPYALIIIRRWIRR from the coding sequence ATGAAGAAAGGTACTATAATTTTAGTTATTCCCACTGCTATTTTTTCCGTAATGTTATTATATCTAGTAGTATGGAATGCTGTATTCTCTTTTATGAATTGGTCGCTTCTTAATCCTAAACCAGTCTTTGTAGGTTTATTAACTTTTAGTAATATTATAAAATCTTTTGAGTTCGTTAATTCTTTAATTCATTCTTTAGAACTATCTGCTGTTTTAGTTGTAGTTGGAAATCTATTAGGTATATTATTGGCTGGATTGCTCTATTTTCTAACTTCAAATAAGGCTAGATCGCTGTTCCTTTCTATTATAATATATCCTCTAGCTATATCAATGGCTGTAAATGCTTTGATTTGGTTATGGCTATTTAATATAAATATCGGGATCGATTGGCTTTTCGTCAAGATAGGATTACCTCAATTCCCTTGGTTGTCATCAACCTCTACTATGTTTCCTAGTTTAATTTTGGTAAGTGTATGGGCATATACTGGAATAGCTGCCTTATTTTACCTAGCAGGTTTTATGAATATTGATAAGACAGTAGTGGAGGCTGCTAGATTAGATGGAGCTAGCTCGTTTAAGATACTTTATAAGTTTTTAATTCCTAATTCTAGTAACTCATTTATTATATCAACTGCGTTGCTTTTCCTGTTCTCTTTTAGAATATTTAGTCTGCCATATATATTATCCGGAGGGCCTACTAATGTTTTCTTGCAGACCTTAGTAGTTTACATGTATTATCTATTTACTGTTGAGTTTTTCTCTCAAGCTACTGCAGTATCAACTATAATTACTGTAATAGCCTCAGTAATTATAATACCATACGCTCTAATTATAATTAGGAGGTGGATTAGGAGATGA
- the glcV gene encoding glucose ABC transporter ATP-binding protein GlcV, protein MVKIVAKHISKLFKKGKVIALEDVNIVIENGERFGILGPSGAGKTTFMRIIAGLDVPSSGELYFDDKLVASNGKLVVPPEDRKIGMVFQTWALYPNLTAFENIAFPLTNMKMSKQEIRKRVEEVAKILDIHNVLNHFPRELSGGQQQRVALARALVKDPSLLLLDEPFSNLDARMRDSARALVKEVQSRLGVTLLIVSHDPADIFAIADRVGVLVKGKLVQVGKPEDVYDNPVSIQVASLIGEINELEGKVTNEGIVIGSFRFPVSVPGDRVIIGIRPEDVKISKDVIRDDSWILVGKGRVKVIGYQGGLFRITITPLDSEEEIFTYSDHPMHSGEEVLVYVKKDKIKVFEKN, encoded by the coding sequence ATGGTTAAAATTGTTGCAAAGCACATCTCTAAATTATTCAAGAAGGGTAAAGTTATAGCCCTAGAGGACGTTAATATAGTTATCGAGAACGGAGAAAGATTTGGTATTTTAGGTCCTAGTGGCGCCGGTAAGACCACCTTCATGAGAATAATTGCTGGTTTAGACGTACCTTCCAGTGGAGAACTGTATTTCGACGATAAGTTAGTTGCGTCAAATGGTAAACTAGTTGTTCCTCCGGAAGACAGAAAGATCGGCATGGTATTTCAAACTTGGGCTCTATATCCTAATTTAACAGCGTTTGAGAATATTGCGTTTCCTTTAACTAATATGAAGATGAGTAAGCAGGAGATAAGGAAAAGGGTTGAGGAAGTAGCCAAGATTTTAGATATTCATAATGTTTTAAATCACTTTCCTAGGGAATTGTCTGGAGGACAACAACAAAGGGTAGCTCTAGCTAGAGCTTTAGTTAAAGATCCGTCCTTGCTTTTACTCGACGAGCCATTCAGCAATTTAGATGCTAGAATGAGGGATAGTGCTAGAGCTTTAGTTAAAGAAGTCCAAAGTAGATTAGGAGTAACCTTGCTTATCGTCAGCCATGATCCCGCTGATATTTTCGCCATTGCTGATAGGGTAGGGGTCTTGGTTAAAGGCAAATTAGTTCAAGTGGGTAAACCTGAGGACGTATATGACAATCCGGTATCAATTCAGGTTGCTAGTCTCATAGGTGAAATTAATGAACTGGAGGGAAAGGTGACTAATGAGGGGATAGTTATAGGCAGTTTTAGATTTCCAGTGAGTGTCCCTGGTGATAGAGTGATAATTGGTATTAGACCAGAAGATGTGAAGATATCGAAAGATGTCATTAGGGATGACTCTTGGATTTTAGTTGGAAAGGGGAGGGTCAAAGTTATAGGCTATCAAGGAGGTCTATTTAGGATAACTATAACTCCATTAGATTCGGAGGAAGAGATATTCACGTATTCTGATCATCCGATGCATTCTGGTGAGGAAGTATTAGTATATGTAAAAAAAGATAAAATAAAAGTTTTTGAAAAAAACTGA
- a CDS encoding potassium channel family protein: MDKDKIWNRIVIPILENLVAPYSVFKRIYIQIVLLGLAVLINAIVFVNYQHLDWISAIYAGVNVVTTVGLYSPNIYQMTSTEKIILTLTIILAVGLYTSIIQSIVATLISRATWNDAKARWRGRHMKGHTILIGNGSEILSAVRRLNRLGVDYIVLTSSKDIANNIRGDAVILGDPKDDNNLISAGVSYAKNAIVIMENDMEALLITLKLQKLNPPLKVIVAVRDYSLTDLFKTAGADLVIPREDIIGRIAASAALSTNIAGLIFPERTGDMIIGIFEVKKAKKISDLPSEVVPLAIIRNNKIDPYFNKDTELKLGDQLIILGNPSTFQKVRELLELPD; this comes from the coding sequence GTGGACAAGGACAAAATTTGGAATAGGATAGTTATACCGATCTTGGAAAATCTTGTGGCACCATATTCAGTATTTAAGAGAATCTATATTCAGATTGTGTTATTAGGTTTGGCAGTACTCATTAATGCAATAGTTTTTGTGAACTATCAGCATTTAGACTGGATTTCCGCTATATACGCTGGAGTGAACGTTGTAACCACAGTAGGATTATATTCACCAAACATTTACCAAATGACTTCTACCGAAAAGATAATACTAACGTTAACTATTATTCTTGCGGTAGGATTATATACTAGCATAATACAGAGTATTGTAGCTACCTTAATAAGTAGAGCTACATGGAATGACGCAAAAGCTAGATGGAGAGGCAGACATATGAAAGGTCATACTATTTTAATAGGCAACGGTAGCGAAATACTAAGTGCCGTTAGGAGGCTAAATAGACTTGGTGTGGATTACATTGTGCTGACCAGCTCTAAAGACATTGCGAACAATATTAGAGGAGATGCGGTAATTCTAGGTGATCCTAAGGATGATAATAACTTAATTTCAGCTGGTGTCAGTTACGCAAAAAACGCTATAGTCATAATGGAAAACGATATGGAGGCTCTATTAATAACACTTAAGTTACAGAAACTTAACCCTCCTCTTAAGGTAATAGTTGCAGTTAGGGATTACTCGTTAACTGATCTCTTTAAGACAGCTGGTGCAGATTTGGTAATACCTAGAGAAGATATTATAGGCAGAATAGCTGCCAGTGCAGCACTCTCAACCAATATCGCAGGCTTAATATTTCCAGAAAGGACTGGAGATATGATAATTGGAATCTTTGAAGTCAAAAAAGCGAAGAAGATTAGCGATTTACCTAGTGAAGTAGTTCCGTTGGCTATTATAAGGAATAATAAAATAGACCCTTATTTCAATAAGGATACCGAGCTAAAACTTGGAGATCAGCTGATAATCTTAGGAAATCCGTCGACTTTTCAAAAGGTTAGGGAGTTGCTAGAATTGCCGGATTAA
- a CDS encoding creatininase family protein, whose amino-acid sequence MKLIEIARDEIREDLVGLVPVGSIEQHGPHLPMGTDSIISEYVASKAEEKLKEITLLFPTIYYGVSLEHKGFPFVSLSFQTAISLFNDLLESIFKDLGLRRIIIVNSHGGNSYFLPLVQREFNMKHNDAKVMIFNTFSEEEKLRFNVNDLHAGTVETSKIYAIDKRIVRLNKIEEIKSYDVREGVFVYYSTQEANQFGVLNDGKPIRIDEELGKKILADTVDKLIWLILNFKV is encoded by the coding sequence ATGAAATTAATAGAAATAGCAAGGGATGAGATAAGGGAGGATCTAGTCGGATTAGTGCCAGTTGGAAGTATAGAACAACATGGCCCCCACTTGCCAATGGGTACTGATAGTATAATTTCAGAGTATGTAGCTTCTAAAGCAGAGGAAAAATTAAAGGAGATTACGCTACTCTTTCCCACCATATATTATGGTGTATCTTTAGAACACAAGGGTTTTCCTTTCGTCTCATTATCCTTTCAAACTGCAATCTCGTTATTTAACGATTTACTTGAAAGTATTTTCAAGGATTTAGGACTAAGGAGGATAATCATAGTCAACAGTCATGGCGGGAATTCCTATTTTCTTCCATTAGTTCAAAGGGAATTTAATATGAAACATAACGATGCTAAAGTAATGATTTTTAACACATTTAGTGAAGAGGAGAAACTCCGATTTAACGTAAACGATCTTCACGCTGGTACAGTAGAAACATCAAAAATATACGCAATAGATAAGAGAATAGTGAGGTTAAATAAAATAGAAGAGATAAAAAGTTATGATGTTAGAGAGGGAGTATTCGTTTATTATTCCACACAGGAAGCTAATCAATTCGGAGTACTAAACGATGGTAAACCTATTCGAATTGATGAAGAGCTTGGCAAAAAGATCTTAGCTGATACCGTGGATAAGTTAATATGGTTGATACTGAACTTTAAGGTATGA
- a CDS encoding PaREP1 family protein, whose product MYEVLDYKADPRSYVYVKVMETLTEGKLALEMLKKGMITNASSKAFIAVKAMVSALVIKNFDKIVQSKSEKEKDWYERVGYSAPTTGLIGISYDLEKLGYDVQLIVKTALLLHSFSYNGFDPNFVNYKDKGEVERDILTVVEFIKHNIKKYFEDIWDEKLEDKLKELSY is encoded by the coding sequence ATGTATGAGGTTCTAGATTACAAGGCTGATCCTAGATCTTACGTTTACGTAAAAGTAATGGAGACCCTTACTGAAGGTAAACTAGCTTTAGAAATGCTTAAAAAGGGAATGATAACTAACGCCTCATCTAAAGCCTTTATTGCAGTCAAGGCCATGGTTAGCGCATTGGTTATAAAGAACTTTGATAAAATTGTACAATCGAAGTCAGAAAAAGAGAAGGATTGGTATGAGAGAGTGGGATACTCGGCACCAACTACTGGTTTAATAGGGATATCTTACGATCTAGAAAAGCTTGGCTATGATGTACAATTAATAGTTAAAACCGCACTCCTCCTTCACTCCTTCTCATATAACGGCTTTGATCCAAATTTTGTAAATTATAAGGATAAAGGAGAAGTAGAAAGAGATATACTCACTGTAGTGGAGTTCATAAAGCACAATATTAAAAAATACTTTGAAGATATCTGGGACGAAAAATTAGAAGATAAGCTGAAGGAGCTTAGCTATTGA